The Caulifigura coniformis genome includes a region encoding these proteins:
- a CDS encoding DUF1549 domain-containing protein: MNSVARCLLIGLVCLATASLQGEVPEGRREHPSEVKMAREIDRLLEKSFEAAGVTPAGISSDEDFLRRVSLDLAGTIPTPREVTLFGLDPDADKRAKLIDRLLDSKGYSDLWAAYWGEVIFGHATEQRARGAQGVFEEWMTAQLAANRPWSEITTALITATGKVQDDGQTALMFAHTGNAEEIAAEVSRIFLGIQLQCANCHDHPTDGWKREQFHELAAYLPRVSVRRQPDAGLLDFEVTSFSGPDVRPKPAELARFVDRNRDGRVTAAEAKASPRFERLFGFLISQGDADKDGALSMKEIEGLPAPPREGRGSSEHYMPDLNDPTAKGTMMQPVFFLSGQRQRGNSSDLDRREALAKAITSKSNPWFRKAFVNRMWGELLGEGFFMPIDDMGPKRSGVQEDVLEALANGFASHGYDIQWLLRTITSTQAYQRQLAGSPNDTVKFAAATPTRLRSDQIYNAMAQVLGVEEMPGLASMRRGPYGRGNSGRRGFQQLFGYDPSTPQADILGNIPQVLFMMNADTIAPLTRATGDTALGRILTQNSDDGAALDELYLRVLSREPTEKEREINLAYIKTVGRRNEAFEDIFWSLLNSSEFLTKR, encoded by the coding sequence ATGAATTCCGTCGCTCGCTGCCTGCTGATCGGACTGGTGTGCCTGGCGACCGCTTCCCTGCAGGGGGAAGTCCCGGAGGGACGCCGGGAGCATCCCTCCGAAGTGAAGATGGCCCGGGAGATCGACCGGCTGCTCGAGAAGAGTTTTGAGGCCGCGGGGGTGACTCCGGCAGGCATTTCTTCCGATGAAGACTTCCTGAGGCGGGTGAGCCTGGACCTGGCGGGGACGATTCCGACGCCGCGGGAAGTGACGCTGTTCGGACTGGATCCCGATGCGGACAAGCGGGCGAAGCTCATTGACAGGCTGCTGGATTCGAAGGGGTACTCGGACCTGTGGGCAGCTTACTGGGGCGAAGTAATTTTTGGGCATGCGACGGAGCAGCGGGCGCGCGGGGCGCAGGGCGTGTTCGAGGAATGGATGACGGCGCAGCTGGCGGCAAACCGGCCGTGGTCGGAGATCACGACGGCGCTCATCACGGCGACGGGAAAGGTGCAGGACGACGGGCAGACGGCACTGATGTTTGCGCACACGGGGAACGCAGAGGAGATCGCGGCCGAGGTGTCGCGGATCTTCCTGGGAATTCAGCTGCAGTGCGCCAACTGTCATGACCATCCGACCGACGGGTGGAAGCGCGAGCAGTTCCACGAACTGGCGGCGTACCTTCCACGGGTGTCGGTGCGGCGGCAGCCGGATGCAGGGCTTCTCGACTTTGAAGTGACGTCGTTCTCGGGGCCGGATGTTCGTCCGAAACCGGCGGAGCTGGCTCGATTTGTCGATCGCAACCGCGACGGAAGAGTGACGGCCGCTGAGGCCAAGGCCTCGCCGCGATTCGAACGGCTGTTCGGATTTCTGATCTCGCAGGGGGACGCCGACAAGGATGGCGCGCTGAGCATGAAGGAGATCGAAGGGCTGCCGGCGCCGCCGCGCGAAGGGCGAGGCTCTTCCGAGCACTACATGCCGGACCTCAATGACCCGACGGCGAAGGGAACGATGATGCAGCCAGTGTTCTTCCTCTCCGGCCAGCGGCAGAGGGGGAACTCGAGCGACCTTGATCGTCGGGAAGCATTGGCGAAGGCGATCACGTCGAAATCGAATCCGTGGTTCCGGAAGGCGTTCGTCAACCGGATGTGGGGTGAGCTGCTTGGCGAAGGGTTCTTCATGCCGATCGACGACATGGGGCCCAAGCGGAGCGGCGTGCAGGAAGACGTGCTGGAAGCGCTGGCGAACGGGTTTGCAAGCCACGGCTACGACATTCAATGGCTGCTGCGGACGATCACCTCCACGCAGGCGTACCAGCGGCAGCTGGCCGGGAGTCCGAACGACACGGTGAAGTTCGCGGCCGCAACGCCGACGAGGCTGCGATCGGACCAGATCTACAACGCGATGGCGCAGGTGCTGGGTGTGGAAGAGATGCCGGGCCTGGCATCGATGCGGCGGGGCCCGTACGGCCGAGGCAACTCGGGTCGGCGGGGATTCCAGCAATTGTTCGGTTACGACCCCTCAACGCCACAGGCGGACATCCTGGGGAACATTCCCCAGGTGCTGTTCATGATGAACGCGGACACGATTGCTCCGCTCACGCGGGCGACTGGCGATACGGCGCTGGGGCGGATCCTGACGCAGAACAGCGATGACGGGGCGGCGCTGGATGAGCTGTACCTGAGAGTGCTGTCGCGGGAGCCGACGGAGAAGGAACGGGAAATCAATCTGGCCTACATCAAGACCGTGGGCCGGAGGAACGAGGCGTTCGAAGACATTTTCTGGTCGCTGCTGAACAGCAGCGAGTTCCTGACGAAGCGATGA
- a CDS encoding FtsK/SpoIIIE domain-containing protein, which yields MSHGPGDLLAEFEAAISLRRQREAQMAELVHRKDPQLAALQDQLSETERRHAADLSTTESQRAGALDALTTEHQTEHSQAQRDRDAALRELVRSHDAETAALERQHNDSTWVVSSVMADDSDDSPRRQHERFVHAIERTQEDQTTALGGIASVFESTAAERKYRVRDYEADVEVAKSLDEVQEQFQATINETTDHVNELGRLKLPKLFLSWWPAVAFLILVAAATAVVYFVVDPSVANITTGRSSSEWILLSLLGGALAAVVVLLVLYVIAMSGQNAIFRRWEQELANARVIHERWMQLAQKDVAAREPVMLREQARVDAKREETLERYRTTYNTRIADIRGRKEAAIAATQQAYRQRAAAADQLRATRLGDLTRWHTSTLETIESNFHAATDSLKAQVAEQMAQRQREVSAAWSQLKVGWEKSLGDFQGAVDEAELESQRAFPSWSELAGRDIARPRTIPAGIPLGTFGVNLHEWPDAISGDARLAPRRSELTIPAHLKFPERPSLLLKSRSPEGRAAALPILQTAMLRLLTALPPGTLRFTLIDPVGLGDSFAGFMHLADVDEMLVTSRIWTEPNQIEARLADLTEHMENVLQTYLRNEFPTLEDYNRHAGEVAEPYRIVVIRDFPAKFSEIAARRLTSIITSGPRCGVYVLMSVDGKLQLPNNFHLADIEPSMNVFEWNDPPSKRTGRFDWVHDAADPLALESLPAATEEPVVDSRTPSFYSVDPALSRWPLIAEAPPGPELFSQIVKSAGAAAKGARRVEVSFERIAPSERERWSLDSRRGIDIPMGRAGAVKLQHVQLGQGTSQHMLIAGKTGSGKSTFLHGLITNLALHYSPDELQFFLIDFKKGVEFKDYAQFHLPHARVIAIESDREFGVSALTRLDELMAERGELFRKHGAQDVTGFRNGNPNIPMPRVLLVIDEFQEFFTEDDRYAQTAALLLDRLVRQGRAFGIHVILGSQTLGGAYTLARSTLGQVAVRVALQCSEADAHLILSEDNTAARLLSRPGEAIYNDANGLVEGNHPFQIAWLPDDKREQYLRDLEQMADAREVGVESPIIFEGNIPSDLSQNRVLRQMATTGAVEPRRRTAPRIWLGDAVEIGDPTSIVLERQSSANVLLVGQDQEAVQGILAAAAIALATQSADADEPAVTLFDGSAADDPVREVWSQLEQMLGAKFRRVAPSQAAGALSNLTAERERRDGDRDTLFPTSCVFVYNLSRFRDLRRAEDDFGFGGGFGGSGEQTASPAKQFSQLLTGGPELGLHCVIWADSYNNVERWFSRQMLRDFELRILFPMNAADSSNLIDSPLASRLGTGRAILYREDRGAIEKFRPYAAPGPDWMSGSSPGRDGDERPGGEEGHETALSLDEFSIS from the coding sequence ATGTCACATGGTCCGGGTGACCTGCTCGCGGAGTTCGAGGCGGCCATCTCGCTTCGCCGGCAGCGCGAGGCGCAGATGGCTGAACTGGTCCACAGGAAGGATCCGCAACTCGCGGCGCTGCAGGACCAGTTGTCCGAGACGGAACGCCGGCACGCGGCCGACCTGTCGACGACCGAATCGCAGCGTGCAGGCGCGCTGGACGCGCTGACCACCGAGCACCAGACGGAGCACTCCCAGGCACAGCGGGACCGCGATGCGGCGCTGCGTGAACTGGTGCGATCGCACGACGCGGAAACGGCGGCCCTCGAGCGGCAGCACAATGACAGCACGTGGGTCGTTTCGTCGGTGATGGCCGACGACTCGGATGACAGCCCCCGTCGGCAGCACGAGCGATTCGTGCATGCCATCGAGCGAACGCAGGAAGACCAGACGACGGCCCTGGGCGGGATCGCGAGTGTTTTCGAGAGCACCGCGGCCGAGCGGAAGTACCGGGTGCGTGACTACGAAGCGGACGTGGAGGTCGCGAAGTCGCTGGATGAAGTTCAGGAGCAGTTCCAGGCGACGATCAACGAGACGACCGACCATGTGAACGAGCTGGGGCGACTGAAGCTGCCGAAGCTGTTTCTGTCGTGGTGGCCGGCTGTGGCGTTTCTGATTCTCGTCGCGGCGGCGACGGCGGTCGTGTATTTCGTCGTCGATCCGTCGGTGGCCAACATCACGACCGGGCGATCATCGAGCGAATGGATCCTGCTGTCGCTGCTGGGGGGAGCACTCGCGGCGGTTGTGGTCCTGCTCGTGCTGTACGTGATTGCGATGAGCGGCCAGAACGCGATCTTCCGGCGATGGGAACAGGAACTGGCGAATGCCCGCGTGATTCATGAACGGTGGATGCAGCTGGCGCAGAAGGACGTTGCGGCCCGCGAACCGGTGATGCTGCGAGAGCAGGCGCGGGTCGATGCGAAACGCGAGGAAACGCTCGAGCGTTACCGGACCACTTACAACACCCGGATCGCCGATATCCGGGGCCGAAAAGAAGCGGCGATCGCGGCGACGCAGCAGGCGTATCGACAGCGGGCCGCGGCGGCCGACCAGTTGCGGGCCACCCGGCTGGGCGATCTGACCCGTTGGCACACATCGACTCTCGAGACGATCGAGTCGAATTTTCACGCGGCGACCGATTCGTTGAAGGCGCAGGTGGCCGAGCAGATGGCGCAGCGTCAGCGAGAGGTGTCGGCCGCATGGTCGCAACTGAAGGTGGGCTGGGAGAAATCGCTGGGGGACTTCCAGGGGGCGGTTGATGAGGCCGAGCTGGAGAGCCAGCGGGCGTTCCCGTCCTGGAGCGAACTGGCGGGGCGCGACATCGCGCGTCCGAGAACGATTCCGGCCGGCATCCCGCTGGGAACGTTCGGGGTCAATCTGCACGAGTGGCCCGACGCGATCTCGGGCGACGCACGGCTGGCTCCGCGCCGGAGCGAGCTGACGATCCCGGCGCACCTGAAGTTTCCGGAGCGGCCTTCGCTGCTGCTCAAGTCACGTTCGCCGGAAGGTCGCGCGGCGGCGCTGCCGATCCTGCAGACGGCGATGCTGCGGCTGCTGACGGCGCTGCCGCCCGGGACGCTGCGGTTCACGCTGATCGATCCGGTCGGCCTGGGGGACAGCTTCGCGGGATTCATGCATCTTGCCGACGTGGATGAGATGCTGGTGACGAGCCGCATCTGGACGGAGCCGAACCAGATCGAGGCCCGGCTGGCCGACCTGACGGAACATATGGAGAACGTGCTGCAGACGTACCTGCGGAACGAGTTCCCGACGCTGGAAGACTACAACCGGCACGCGGGTGAAGTGGCGGAGCCTTACCGCATCGTGGTCATCCGCGATTTCCCGGCCAAGTTCTCGGAGATCGCGGCGCGGCGGCTGACGAGCATCATCACGAGCGGTCCGCGTTGCGGCGTGTATGTGCTGATGTCGGTCGATGGAAAGCTGCAGCTTCCGAACAATTTCCACCTGGCGGACATCGAACCGTCGATGAACGTGTTCGAGTGGAATGATCCGCCGTCGAAGAGGACGGGGCGGTTTGACTGGGTGCACGATGCGGCCGATCCGCTGGCACTGGAATCGCTTCCGGCCGCGACGGAAGAACCGGTGGTCGATTCGCGAACTCCGTCGTTCTATTCGGTCGACCCGGCGCTGTCGCGGTGGCCGCTGATTGCGGAGGCGCCTCCGGGTCCGGAGTTGTTTTCGCAGATCGTGAAGTCGGCGGGTGCGGCGGCGAAGGGGGCGCGGCGGGTCGAAGTGTCGTTCGAGCGGATTGCGCCGTCCGAGCGGGAGCGGTGGTCGCTGGACAGCCGTCGCGGCATCGACATTCCGATGGGCCGGGCGGGGGCGGTGAAGCTGCAGCATGTGCAGCTGGGCCAGGGAACCTCGCAGCACATGCTGATCGCCGGCAAGACCGGCTCGGGAAAATCGACGTTCCTGCACGGACTGATCACGAACCTGGCGCTGCATTACAGCCCCGACGAACTGCAGTTCTTCCTGATCGACTTCAAGAAGGGAGTCGAGTTCAAGGATTACGCGCAATTCCATCTGCCGCATGCACGGGTGATCGCGATCGAGAGCGATCGCGAGTTCGGCGTGAGCGCGCTGACGCGGCTGGACGAGCTGATGGCGGAACGCGGCGAGCTGTTCCGCAAGCACGGGGCGCAGGATGTGACGGGATTCCGCAACGGGAACCCGAACATTCCGATGCCGCGCGTGCTGCTCGTGATCGACGAATTCCAGGAGTTCTTCACGGAGGACGACCGCTACGCGCAGACGGCCGCACTGCTGCTGGACCGCCTGGTGCGGCAGGGGCGTGCGTTCGGCATTCATGTGATCCTGGGATCGCAGACGCTGGGCGGGGCCTACACGCTCGCCCGCAGCACGCTGGGGCAGGTGGCCGTGCGGGTAGCGCTGCAGTGCAGCGAGGCGGATGCGCACCTGATCCTGAGCGAAGACAACACGGCCGCGAGGCTGCTGTCGCGTCCGGGTGAAGCGATCTACAACGATGCGAACGGCCTGGTGGAAGGGAACCATCCGTTCCAGATCGCGTGGCTGCCGGACGACAAGCGCGAGCAGTACCTGCGGGATCTCGAGCAGATGGCTGACGCGCGCGAGGTGGGAGTCGAGTCGCCGATCATTTTCGAGGGGAACATTCCTTCGGACCTGTCGCAGAACCGGGTGCTGCGGCAGATGGCGACGACAGGAGCGGTCGAGCCGCGGCGGCGGACAGCGCCGCGAATCTGGCTGGGGGACGCCGTGGAAATCGGCGACCCGACGAGCATCGTGCTGGAGCGGCAGTCGAGCGCGAACGTGTTGCTGGTCGGGCAGGATCAGGAAGCGGTCCAGGGGATCCTGGCGGCGGCGGCGATCGCGCTGGCGACGCAGTCGGCCGATGCCGATGAACCGGCGGTCACGCTCTTCGACGGCAGCGCGGCGGATGATCCTGTGCGGGAGGTGTGGTCGCAGCTGGAGCAGATGCTGGGAGCGAAGTTCCGGCGCGTCGCGCCGAGCCAGGCTGCGGGGGCGCTCTCGAACCTGACGGCCGAGCGTGAGCGACGGGACGGGGATCGCGACACGCTGTTCCCGACGTCGTGCGTGTTCGTCTACAACCTCAGCCGCTTCCGCGACCTGAGGCGGGCGGAAGACGACTTCGGCTTCGGCGGCGGATTCGGTGGCAGCGGCGAGCAGACGGCATCGCCAGCGAAGCAGTTCTCACAGCTGCTGACGGGGGGACCGGAGCTGGGACTGCACTGCGTGATCTGGGCCGACTCGTATAACAACGTGGAGCGGTGGTTCAGCCGGCAGATGCTCCGCGACTTCGAGCTGCGGATCCTGTTCCCGATGAACGCGGCCGATTCGAGCAACCTGATCGATTCGCCGCTGGCTTCACGCCTGGGGACGGGTCGGGCGATCCTGTATCGCGAGGACCGGGGGGCGATCGAGAAGTTCCGTCCTTATGCGGCGCCGGGTCCGGACTGGATGTCGGGTTCTTCGCCGGGCCGGGACGGGGATGAGAGGCCGGGGGGCGAGGAGGGGCATGAGACGGCGTTGAGTCTGGATGAGTTTTCGATCAGTTGA